In Paludibacter propionicigenes WB4, the genomic window TTGGTGAGAGTGCAATACTCATGTTCAGGCAATACAACTCCAATAGAAGAGTTCGATTTTATAAGCTACAGGAGAGCTTCTGATGACGATTTTCCTGAAATAAAAACTCTTCTTGCCGAATGTGATTTGCCTCATTCGGATTTATCTGTCGAAAAACAAAACATGGTTGTAGCTGAAATTGACCATAAAATTGTCGGTTGTGCCGGACTTGAAGCTTATAGTGGTAAAGCATTGTTCCGATCGCTCGCAGTTAAGCCCCTTTACAGAAACATGCAAATAGCCCTGACACTTACCGAAAAGGTTTTAGAAATGGGACAGGATCTGGGTATAAGCGAATTCTTCTTACTTACCACAACGGCTGATTCCTATTTCGAAAAACTCGGTTGGAATACAATCGAAAGATCAAAAGTGCCGGATGATATACAGTCAACGAACGAATTTTCTTCTATTTGTCCCAGTACGGCAATTTGCATGATTTACCGGCTACAATAATACACTTTTCTCAAAAAAACATATCAAATGAGTATGAATATCACATATAAAGAATCCGCAGTCAGGGGAAATATCTGGCTTAAAGGATTGTTCGGCATCGAAAAAGAAAACATCCGTGTTGATAAACAAGGTGTGATATCGCAAACTCCACATCCTGCTGTGTATGGAGACAAGCTTACCCACCCGTACATCACTACCGATTTTTCCGAAAGTCAGGTAGAAATGATAACGCCTCCGATGTCGTCTGTGAATGAAGCATTAGGATTTCTGGAAACCATACATGATTTGGTAAGTATAGAACTTTCCGAAGAGCTTCTCTGGCCACAAAGTATGCCTCCGGTTCTTCCTGATGATGACCATATCCCCATTGCGCGTTACTGCGAAGCAGGAAAGAAAAACGAAGAATACAGAAAAAAACTGGCAGAAAAATACGGAAAGAAGAAACAAACTCTTTCTGGAATTCATTTCAATATCTCGTTAAATGAAACTCTGCTGCAAGCATTGTATCAGCAATCAATTCAAATACTTAGCTTTGAACAATTTAAAGATGAAATATATTTAAAGATAACACGCCAACTGTTGCGAAACCGCTGGATTTATGTGTTGGTTTTCGGGTTTAGCCCGGTTGTCAATCAAACTTTCGACCTAAAATGCCAAAACTTTCCTGTTCGTATATGTACTAAAACCTGGGGATTGTCGCTTCGCAACAGCTGCTATGGATATG contains:
- the arsN2 gene encoding arsenic resistance N-acetyltransferase ArsN2; the protein is MQDKTKKINLREKYTDLAKNSLVRVQYSCSGNTTPIEEFDFISYRRASDDDFPEIKTLLAECDLPHSDLSVEKQNMVVAEIDHKIVGCAGLEAYSGKALFRSLAVKPLYRNMQIALTLTEKVLEMGQDLGISEFFLLTTTADSYFEKLGWNTIERSKVPDDIQSTNEFSSICPSTAICMIYRLQ